The Homoserinimonas aerilata nucleotide sequence TCGCAGGTGCGGCATGGGGCGATGCAGAGGGTCGGCTCGTCTACGAACCCGACCACCCGCTCGCCGACGAGGGCGGCTACGTGCGCTACCCCGACATCGACATGGCCAGCCAGATGGGGATGCTCATCATGGCCCAGCGCGGCTACCAGGCCAATGCGGCGGTCGTCGACCGCGCCAAGGAGACCTACCAGGCGGCACTGCAGATCGGACGCTCATAATGGCCATCCCCTCGATCCCCGGCATCTCGGGCATCTCCGGAATCTCGGAGCTGCTCGGCACGCAGGCCACCAACCTGGCCGACGCTGCCAAGCCGAGCGCGGCATCCGCCCCCGCCTTCCAGCTCTCACTTGGAACGGCCATCAACGAACTGCAGTCGCTGCAGTCGACCTCGAACGAGCTCGCCCTCAAGGCCGTCACCGGCGACCTGCAGGACATCCACGACGCCACGATCGCCTCCACGAAGGCGCAGGTGACGCTCGAACTCGTCGCCGCCATCCGCAACAAGGGCGTGGATGCGTTCAACGAGATCATGAGGATGCAGGCCTGATGCCCGCCCAGGTCAGGTCGGCATTCGGCCGCTTCATCGCCGCCATCCGCGAATTCACCGTCGCCCAGCGCACCCTCGCCCTCATCGGCGTTGCCGTGCTCGTTCTGGGTGTCGCCGGTCTCGGCCTCTGGCTGAGCAAGCCCAGCTACACGCCGCTGTTCTCCGGGCTGGCCGCATCCGACGCCAGCGCGGTCGTCGAGCAGCTCAAGGCCGACAACGTGCCCTACGAGCTCGCCGCCGGCGGCGCCACCATCATGGTGCCCGAGGCGAACGTGTACGAGCAGCGGCTCAAGGCCGCCTCCGCCGGGCTGCCCTCCTCGAGCACGGGCGGCTACTCGCTGCTCGACGACATGGGGGTCACCTCCTCCGAGTTCCAGCAGTCGGTCACCTACAAGCGTGCCCTCGAAGGCGAACTGGCGGCCACCATCCAGGCCCTCAAGGGCGTCAAGCTCGCATCCGTTCGCCTCGCCATCCCCGAGGAGACCGTGTTCGTGTCGACCAAGTCCGACCCGACGGCCTCGGTGTTCGTCGAGACGGAGCGCGGCGTCAGCCTCAGCAGCGACCAGGTGCAGGCGATCGTGCACCTCACGAGCGCATCCATCGACGGCATGAAGGCCACGGATGTCGCCGTCATCGACGCTGAGGGAACAGTTCTCAGCGCCGTCGGCGTCGGTGCAAGCGGCTCGGCCAGCAAGCAGGCGAACGACTACGAGCTGCGCGTGCAGGGCGCCGTTCAGACCATGCTCGACCGCGTCCTCGGCCCCGGCAACTCGAGCGTCGTCGTCGCCGCCGACATGAGCTACGAATCCGCGGAACGCCTCGAGGAGAGCTACACGACGCCCGAGGGCGGGCCCGTGCTGAACGAGGCCACCGACACCGAGAACTACACGGGCGGCGGCACCGGCGACACCGCGGCCGGCGTGCTCGGCCCCGACAACATCGCCGTACCCGGCGCCACCCAGGACGGGCTCTACGCCTCAGAGTCGGCCACGCGCAACAACGCCCTCAACAAGGTCACCGAGTCGCGCGTCATCCCGGCGGGTGCGATCAACCGCCAGACCGTGTCCGTGGCCGTCGATGAGGCCGCCGCGGCCGGGCTCAGCCCCGCCGCCATCTCGGCGCTCGTCGCCACCGCCGCCGGCATCAACGACGACCGGGGCGACCTCGTCACGGTCGAGGTGCTGCCTTTCAACGTGGCGGGAGCCGCAGCCGCGGCAGAGGCGATCGCCGCCGCCGAGGCCGCAGTGCAGACCGACCGCATGTGGGCGCTCGTCACCACCGCCGTCATCGCCGCCGGAATCGCCCTGCCGGTCATCATCGGCCTCGTGATGTACTCGCGCCGACGCCGCCACGCGGTCGAAGCGGGCGAACTGCGCAAGCTCAGCGACATCCTCGACTCGCCGACGGTGCCCATGCAGCTGCAGCCGCCGGCCCCCGCGCTCGAACTCTCCGGGACGACCGCGCCGATGCCCATCGGCGGCGACGCAGACCGCCAGAAGGCCGAGATCGAGGCGCTCGCCGCAAGCGACCCCCAGAAGACGGCAGAGTTCCTGCGCGGCCTCATGGATGACAGCAGGGCCCGCGCATGAGTGAGGCCGCAACCGGGCTGACCGGAACGCAGAAGGTCGCCGTGGTTCTCATGAACCTCGACAACCAGCGCGCCGCCGAGGTGCTCAAGCAGTTCACCGAGTCGGAGGCCGAGGAGATCGTCGCCGAGATCGTGCGACTCAAGCGCGTCGACTCGGTCGTGACCGAGCAGGCGATGTCTGAATTCCACAGCCTCGCCATGCACGGCGTGACCAGTGCGCGCGGCGGACGCGACATCGCGGTCGGCCTGCTGGAGGCATCCTTCGGTGCCGAGCGCGCCGCCGGCGTCATGAACCGCGTCGCCTCCTCCATGGCCGGCAAGGCCTTCGAGTTCCTCGAGTCGGCGGAGCCCGGCCAGGTCGCCACCCTTCTCGAGGGCGAGCTGCCGCAGACCACAGCCCTCGTGCTCGCCCACCTGCGGCCCGAGCACGCCAGCGCCGTGCTCGCCGGCTTCGATGAGGACGAGCGCACCGACGTCGCCCAGAGCATCGCCACCATGGGCACCGCAACCCCCGAGGCCGTGCGCACCGTCGCCGAGACCCTCAGGGTGAGGGCCGGCGCCGTCGTCTCCACCCGCGACTCCGTCGAGGTCGTCGGCGGCGTGCAGCCGCTGGTCGACATCATCAACCGCTCCAGCGTCGCCACCGAGCGCGCCCTCCTCGAGGCCCTCGACGAGCGCGACCCCGACCTCGCAGAAGAGGTGCGCTCCCGGATGCTCACCTTCGCCGACATCGTCAAGCTTGAGAAGCGAGACGTGCAGCAGGTGCTGCGGGGCATCGACGCGGCCGTGCTCGCGTTCGCCATGAAGGGCTCGCCCGAGAACGTCATCGAGGTCATCCGCTCGAACCTGTCGGAGCGCAACCGCGAGATCCTCGACGACGAGGCCGCCGCGCTCGGCCCCGTGCGCATGTCGCAGGTGGAGGAGGCGCGCGCCGAGATCGTGCGCGCCATCCGCGATCTCGAATCGCAGGGCGCCATCACCGTGCAGCGCGCAGACGAGGACGAGTATGTCTACTGAATCGGTGTTCTCGACGATCGGTTTTCCTGAACTGCACGGCTCCGGCGGTGCAGGGCAGGACGTCGTCGCGCAGGCGCGCACCCGCGGGCACGCCGCCGGCTACACGGCCGGCCTGCGCGTGGCCGAGGAGGAGCTGCGTCGCCGCGCCGCCGCGCAGGAAGAGGAACACCGAGCGCTGCTCGCCCGCACGCAGGCCGACGCCGACGTGCTTCTGGCGCTGCTGAAGACCGCCACCCGTCGCCTCGGCGAGAGGGTCGCACCCGTCGTGGAGGAGGCGCAGCAGACGATGGCCTCAGCAGCCATCGACCTGGCCGAAGCGGTCGTGGGCTTCGAACTCGCCGACGGTGAGGCATCCGCACGTTCCGTCGTCGCCCGGGCGCTCTCCACCGTCGACCCCTCGCTCGTTCTCGCCGTGCGGATGCACCCCGAGACGATCGCGCTTCTGGCTGACATCGAACTCGACGACGCCCTCGTGCTGCGCGCCGACCAGTCGCTCACGCCGGGCGATGTCATCGTCGACTTCGCCGACGGCTACCTCGACGGCCGCATCAGCACCGCCCTGGAACGCGCGAAGGCCGCCCTGCTGGAAGGCCAGTCATGACCATCGCCTTCGCCGACCGCCGAGCCGCCGCCCTCACCGTTGCACGCCCGCAGCGGGTCGGACGCGTCTCCTCGGTCGTCGGTCTCGGCATCGAGGTCGTCGGGGTCGAATGCGCCGTCGGCGAGCTCGTCACCGTCGGAGGCAGCGCGGGCCGCCCCGGAATCGACGCCGAAGTCATCGCCACCACTCGCGACGGCGTGCGCTGCATGCCCCTCTCCCGCATGACCGGAATCACCCCCGGCGCCCCCGCACATCCGCGCGGTCGCCCCGTTCTGGTGCCCACCGGGACAGGCCTGCTCGGGCGCGTGCTCGACGGACTCGGTCGCCCCATCGACGGCAAGGGCCCGCTCGAGGCGGACGCCTGGGTGGCCCTCGACAACGACACCCCACCCGCGCTGCAGCGCGCCCGCATCGAGACGCCCCTGTCGCTGGGCGTGCGCGTGCTCGACACCCTCACGACCGCCGGAAAGGGGCAGCGCCTCGGCCTGTTCGCCGGATCGGGCGTCGGCAAATCATCCCTGCTGTCCATGATCGCCCGCGGCACCGAGGCGGAGATCTCCGTCATCGCCCTCGTGGGGGAGCGCGGCCGCGAGGTGCGCGAATTCCTGGAGGACGACCTCGGCGAAGAGGGCCTCGCGCGCTCCATCGTCGTCGTCTCCACCTCAGACGAGCCCGCCCTCATGCGCCTGCGCGCCGCCTTCGTCGCCACCCGCATCGCCGAATCGTTCCGCGACCGCGGCGCCGACGTGACCCTCATGATGGACTCCCTGACCCGCGTCGCCATGGCACAGCGTGAGATCGGCCTCTCCGTGGGCGAACCGCCCGCAACGCGCGGCTACCCGCCATCGACGTTCTCGCTGCTCGCGCAACTGCTCGAGCGCGCCGGAACCGCAGAGCGCGGCTCCGTCACCGGCATCTACACGGTGCTCGTCGACGGTGACGACCACAACGAGCCCATCGCCGACTCGGCCAGATCCATCCTCGACGGGCATGTGGTGCTCGATCGCAAGCTCGCGATCACCGGCCACTTTCCGTCCGTCGACGCCCTCGCATCCGTCTCGCGCGTCGCCTCCCGCGTGAACCCGCGCGACCGCACCGCCACCGCCACCGCGCTGCGCCGCGTGCTCGCCGCCCGCGCCAGCGCCCAAGACCTTCTCGATGTCGGCGCGTACCAGCGCGGCAGCAACCCGCTCGTCGACGCCGCAGTCGACCACCAGGATGCGATCAACGCGTTCCTGCAGCAGGGAATCGGCGACGGCGCCCCCTACGAAGAATCGTGGCGGCAGCTCACCGAACTCGTGCAGCGGCTGGGGGTGGCAGCATGAGCCGCCAGTTCTCACTCGCAGGCCTGCTCAGGCTGCGCCACCTCCAGCAGGACCTCGCCGCGGGCGAGCTCGCCGCCGCCCGCGGCCGCCTCGACGTCACCACCGTGCGCCAGGATCGCGCCAGAGCCGCGCTCGGTGCCACAACAACCGACGTGACCAGCACCGAATCGCTGTCGGCGCTCGCCGCAGGGCGGGCATCGATGAGAAGCAGCCTCTCCGACCTCGACGCCCTCGGGCGCGGCTACCGTCAGGAGGCCGAACTCGCCGAAGAGGTGTTCGGCACCGCCCGCCGGGAGTCGATCGGGCTCGAGAAGCTCGAGAAGAAGCACGCCGAACGCCTCGCCGCAGAAGACCTCGTCGCCGAACAGAACACGCTCGACGAGCTCGCCTCCACCACCTGGTTCCGCGACACCACAACCGAAAGGCCCGAATCATGAGCCTCCTCACCCTGGGCGCGCCAGCGGCCGCCCGCCCCGCCGCCACGGCGGTGTCCGCAGCCTCGACCTCGGCGTCGGGTGGCGCGGGTGCCTTCGGAAGCGCCATGCAGGATGCGCTCGACTCGCTCGGCACCGCCGCCGAGACGAGCGGCGGCACCGGCCAGGACGCCCCTTCCCTCTCCGCGACAGTCGAGGACGCCGCATCGATGCCGACCGCGTCGGACGCCCTGCTCTCCGCCATCGTGCCCGCCGCGGCGCAGGCCACACCGCCGGTCACCATCCCCGGGCTCGACATGGACGTCGACACCGACTTCGAGGGCGAGCTGAGCACCGAGCCCGTCGACGACGCCGACCCGGCGGCCGCAGGCGAGCGCGCCACGACGCCGCTGTCCGCATCCGCCCATGTCTCGGCCGTCGCGGGTGCTGCATCCGCCGTCGCATCCGCTGCCGTATCTTCTGCTGCGACCGCTGCTGCGGCCCAGCCGAACACCGCCGCGCAGACCACCACACAGCAGACGACACCGGATGCCGTCACGCCGCTGGCAGCGTCGGCCCAGCTCTCCGAGACGGCGGCAGGGCCGCTCCGCAACGGTGCCCGCCAGCAGGGCTCAACCGCCGCGCAGGCTCAGGCGGCCCAGCCGATCAGCCGCGAGACGCCGGATGCGGCCGCAACCGCAGAGGCAACCGCAGACACCGAGGCGCCCCGCCCCGCCGCGAGCGCTGCACCCGTCGCTGTCGCTGCCCAGCAGACTGCACCTGCCCCGACGGCCGCACCCATCGCATCCGTCGCCCCGCTCTCGTCGGCACCCGCCGAGGAGCCGGCACCCGCCACGCCGGCGCAGCCCGCCGCCGCAGCGATGACGCCCGCCTCGGCACCGCTCGCCACCGCATCCGCGCAGCCCTCGGCCCCCGTCGCCCAGGCCCAGCAGGTTCCGCAGGGCTTCGCCGCCCAGCTGACCCGACCGATCGTGGCCCTCAGCACGCTCGCCGCCGGGGAACACACCATCACCGTCAGCGTCACCCCCGACACCCTCGGGCCCGTCACTGTGCGCGCCCATGTCGGCGCCGACGGCATGAGGCTCGAACTGTTCGCCCCCAGCGACGCCGGCCGCGAAGCACTGAAGGCGATCCTGCCCGATCTGCGCCGCGACCTCGCCGCAGCAGGGGTGAATGTGCCCCAGCTCTCGACCGGCCAGCAGGCAGGGCAGTCGGCGACCGGCCAGCAGGCGGGCGGTCAGGCCAGCCTCGAACTGTCATCGCACGACAGCCCGAGCCAGCAGCCCGAAGGGCGTGCACGCCACCGCGCCGCCGAGGCAGCAGAACCCGAAGCCACCCGCACCGCCGCCCTCGACCACCTCGGCGCCGGCAGCATCGACATCCTCGCCTAGCGGACATCCGCCGCGAACAGCAGACAGAACACGACAGGAGAACACATGACGATCGCAGGAGTCGACGGCGTCGGAACGTCCACCGGCATCCACACCGGCACGACGCTCGAGCGCACGCCGAAGCAGACCATGGACAGCGAAGTGTTCCTGTCGCTGCTCGTCACCCAGCTGCGCAACCAGGATCCCAGCTCGCCCATGGACAGCAACGCGATGATCTCGCAGAGCGCGCAGCTCGCATCCATGGAGCAGATGACCAAGCTGACCACCCTCAACGAGGAGAACTTCTCGCTGCAGATGCGCATCGCGGCAGCGGCGCTCATC carries:
- the fliE gene encoding flagellar hook-basal body complex protein FliE produces the protein MAIPSIPGISGISGISELLGTQATNLADAAKPSAASAPAFQLSLGTAINELQSLQSTSNELALKAVTGDLQDIHDATIASTKAQVTLELVAAIRNKGVDAFNEIMRMQA
- a CDS encoding FliI/YscN family ATPase; the protein is MTIAFADRRAAALTVARPQRVGRVSSVVGLGIEVVGVECAVGELVTVGGSAGRPGIDAEVIATTRDGVRCMPLSRMTGITPGAPAHPRGRPVLVPTGTGLLGRVLDGLGRPIDGKGPLEADAWVALDNDTPPALQRARIETPLSLGVRVLDTLTTAGKGQRLGLFAGSGVGKSSLLSMIARGTEAEISVIALVGERGREVREFLEDDLGEEGLARSIVVVSTSDEPALMRLRAAFVATRIAESFRDRGADVTLMMDSLTRVAMAQREIGLSVGEPPATRGYPPSTFSLLAQLLERAGTAERGSVTGIYTVLVDGDDHNEPIADSARSILDGHVVLDRKLAITGHFPSVDALASVSRVASRVNPRDRTATATALRRVLAARASAQDLLDVGAYQRGSNPLVDAAVDHQDAINAFLQQGIGDGAPYEESWRQLTELVQRLGVAA
- a CDS encoding flagellar hook assembly protein FlgD, with amino-acid sequence MTIAGVDGVGTSTGIHTGTTLERTPKQTMDSEVFLSLLVTQLRNQDPSSPMDSNAMISQSAQLASMEQMTKLTTLNEENFSLQMRIAAAALIGQQVSYDTAEGETVTGVAESVSFSGPIPTVSVDGKDIALDVISGIKRITE
- the fliF gene encoding flagellar basal-body MS-ring/collar protein FliF; its protein translation is MPAQVRSAFGRFIAAIREFTVAQRTLALIGVAVLVLGVAGLGLWLSKPSYTPLFSGLAASDASAVVEQLKADNVPYELAAGGATIMVPEANVYEQRLKAASAGLPSSSTGGYSLLDDMGVTSSEFQQSVTYKRALEGELAATIQALKGVKLASVRLAIPEETVFVSTKSDPTASVFVETERGVSLSSDQVQAIVHLTSASIDGMKATDVAVIDAEGTVLSAVGVGASGSASKQANDYELRVQGAVQTMLDRVLGPGNSSVVVAADMSYESAERLEESYTTPEGGPVLNEATDTENYTGGGTGDTAAGVLGPDNIAVPGATQDGLYASESATRNNALNKVTESRVIPAGAINRQTVSVAVDEAAAAGLSPAAISALVATAAGINDDRGDLVTVEVLPFNVAGAAAAAEAIAAAEAAVQTDRMWALVTTAVIAAGIALPVIIGLVMYSRRRRHAVEAGELRKLSDILDSPTVPMQLQPPAPALELSGTTAPMPIGGDADRQKAEIEALAASDPQKTAEFLRGLMDDSRARA
- a CDS encoding flagellar export protein FliJ, whose amino-acid sequence is MSRQFSLAGLLRLRHLQQDLAAGELAAARGRLDVTTVRQDRARAALGATTTDVTSTESLSALAAGRASMRSSLSDLDALGRGYRQEAELAEEVFGTARRESIGLEKLEKKHAERLAAEDLVAEQNTLDELASTTWFRDTTTERPES
- a CDS encoding flagellar basal body rod protein FlgC, translated to MTFDAIGIAGTGLTLHRKWLDAVSDNLANANTATSTDGEAFRARYVVAQAGEGTSGAYVAGAAWGDAEGRLVYEPDHPLADEGGYVRYPDIDMASQMGMLIMAQRGYQANAAVVDRAKETYQAALQIGRS
- a CDS encoding FliH/SctL family protein, with protein sequence MSTESVFSTIGFPELHGSGGAGQDVVAQARTRGHAAGYTAGLRVAEEELRRRAAAQEEEHRALLARTQADADVLLALLKTATRRLGERVAPVVEEAQQTMASAAIDLAEAVVGFELADGEASARSVVARALSTVDPSLVLAVRMHPETIALLADIELDDALVLRADQSLTPGDVIVDFADGYLDGRISTALERAKAALLEGQS
- a CDS encoding flagellar hook-length control protein FliK; translated protein: MSLLTLGAPAAARPAATAVSAASTSASGGAGAFGSAMQDALDSLGTAAETSGGTGQDAPSLSATVEDAASMPTASDALLSAIVPAAAQATPPVTIPGLDMDVDTDFEGELSTEPVDDADPAAAGERATTPLSASAHVSAVAGAASAVASAAVSSAATAAAAQPNTAAQTTTQQTTPDAVTPLAASAQLSETAAGPLRNGARQQGSTAAQAQAAQPISRETPDAAATAEATADTEAPRPAASAAPVAVAAQQTAPAPTAAPIASVAPLSSAPAEEPAPATPAQPAAAAMTPASAPLATASAQPSAPVAQAQQVPQGFAAQLTRPIVALSTLAAGEHTITVSVTPDTLGPVTVRAHVGADGMRLELFAPSDAGREALKAILPDLRRDLAAAGVNVPQLSTGQQAGQSATGQQAGGQASLELSSHDSPSQQPEGRARHRAAEAAEPEATRTAALDHLGAGSIDILA
- the fliG gene encoding flagellar motor switch protein FliG, producing the protein MSEAATGLTGTQKVAVVLMNLDNQRAAEVLKQFTESEAEEIVAEIVRLKRVDSVVTEQAMSEFHSLAMHGVTSARGGRDIAVGLLEASFGAERAAGVMNRVASSMAGKAFEFLESAEPGQVATLLEGELPQTTALVLAHLRPEHASAVLAGFDEDERTDVAQSIATMGTATPEAVRTVAETLRVRAGAVVSTRDSVEVVGGVQPLVDIINRSSVATERALLEALDERDPDLAEEVRSRMLTFADIVKLEKRDVQQVLRGIDAAVLAFAMKGSPENVIEVIRSNLSERNREILDDEAAALGPVRMSQVEEARAEIVRAIRDLESQGAITVQRADEDEYVY